In a genomic window of Halobiforma lacisalsi AJ5:
- a CDS encoding nucleotide sugar dehydrogenase: protein MAADTDEDATESAPVPLYDSSLAESRQREHLLEGDVPVAVYGLGKMGLPLAAVYAETTGDVTGVDVDPDVVETINEGESHVVGEPGLADLVAEQVEQDRLEATTDGPAAADCARVHVIIVPTLLDEENEPNLATVESVAEDIAAGLSPGDLVIAESTLPPGTCRDVLEPHLASESGLDPDEFGLAFCPERTSSGTALRDIRGEYPKVVGGIDAESTRAASLLYDEITDNEIHPVSDATTAEAVKVSEGIYRDVNIALANELGRLADELGISVREAIGTANDLPMCQLHDPGPGVGGHCIPYYPHFLLSKAREPMDLTRTARRVNDTMPTVVVDRLERELAAEGTDLADASVVVLGITYRPGVEETRASPALGVIDELHDRRADVAGVDPLVDPADYCARPVGIDDLESESFDAAVLVTPHEEFDRIEWADLEPMVVVDGRDAVDLDGTEHREYTLAGSASGRAPRPDTAVEADDAPREPPETSADPTEVSRTDGGNDVQG, encoded by the coding sequence ATGGCCGCGGATACCGACGAGGACGCCACGGAGAGCGCGCCCGTCCCGCTGTACGACTCCTCGCTCGCCGAGTCCCGACAGCGCGAGCACCTGCTCGAGGGCGACGTGCCGGTCGCCGTCTACGGCCTCGGCAAAATGGGCCTGCCGCTGGCGGCCGTCTACGCCGAGACGACCGGCGACGTCACCGGCGTCGACGTCGATCCCGACGTCGTCGAGACGATCAACGAGGGCGAGAGCCACGTCGTCGGCGAACCCGGGCTGGCCGACCTCGTCGCGGAACAGGTCGAGCAGGATCGACTCGAGGCGACAACGGACGGCCCTGCCGCGGCCGACTGCGCTCGCGTCCACGTGATCATCGTGCCGACGCTACTGGACGAGGAGAACGAGCCGAACCTCGCGACCGTCGAGTCCGTCGCCGAGGACATCGCCGCGGGACTGTCGCCGGGCGATCTGGTGATCGCCGAGTCGACGCTGCCCCCGGGCACCTGCCGGGACGTCCTCGAGCCCCACCTGGCGAGCGAGAGCGGCCTCGATCCGGACGAGTTCGGGCTGGCGTTCTGTCCAGAACGGACGTCCTCCGGCACCGCCCTGCGGGACATCCGCGGGGAGTACCCGAAGGTCGTCGGCGGGATCGACGCGGAGAGCACCCGCGCCGCGAGCCTGCTGTACGACGAGATCACGGACAACGAGATCCACCCCGTCTCCGACGCGACGACCGCGGAGGCCGTCAAGGTCTCCGAGGGGATCTACCGGGACGTCAACATCGCCCTGGCCAACGAACTGGGGCGTCTCGCCGACGAACTCGGGATCTCCGTCCGGGAGGCGATCGGGACGGCCAACGACCTGCCGATGTGTCAGCTCCACGACCCCGGCCCCGGCGTCGGCGGCCACTGTATTCCGTACTACCCGCACTTCCTGCTGTCGAAGGCCCGAGAGCCGATGGACCTGACACGGACCGCCCGGCGCGTCAACGACACCATGCCGACCGTCGTCGTCGACCGCCTCGAGCGGGAACTCGCGGCCGAGGGAACCGACCTCGCGGACGCGTCGGTGGTCGTGCTCGGGATCACCTACCGTCCGGGCGTCGAGGAGACCCGCGCGTCGCCCGCGCTCGGCGTGATCGACGAACTGCACGACAGGCGCGCGGACGTGGCCGGCGTCGATCCCCTGGTGGATCCCGCAGACTACTGCGCCCGTCCCGTCGGGATCGACGACCTCGAGTCGGAGTCGTTCGACGCCGCCGTGCTCGTGACCCCACACGAGGAGTTCGACCGCATTGAGTGGGCAGACCTCGAGCCGATGGTGGTCGTCGACGGCCGGGACGCCGTCGACCTCGACGGGACGGAACACCGCGAGTACACGCTCGCGGGGTCCGCGTCGGGACGCGCGCCGCGGCCGGACACGGCCGTGGAAGCCGACGACGCCCCTCGAGAGCCACCGGAAACGAGCGCGGACCCGACCGAAGTCAGCAGAACCGATGGAGGAAACGATGTACAAGGGTAA
- a CDS encoding Gfo/Idh/MocA family protein, translating into MSEHKLSTSTPMSRAVRAGVVGVGAMGENHARVYSELPGVTLAGISDHDADVAERVAEEYGTDSVPLETLLERCDVVTVAVPTPAHHEVVSRCLEADVHVLVEKPIAQTVEQGRELARTAHERGLVLQVGHIERFNPAVRTMADLIDDLEVISLEAERLGPPIDRTAPGNVVFDLMVHDVDIVGSLLGASPDSVAAMGTPDGRYATATMEYDDVVATLTASRVTQKKVRKLSVTARECFVEVDFLEQSVLIHRDSYPEYVNDEGQNRYRHESVVERPRIDNGEPLRHELESFVESVRSGTEPEVTPEDGIEALETVLAIDSLVDADRSSQDHERAQDPSQDREVEI; encoded by the coding sequence ATGAGCGAACACAAACTCTCCACGTCCACGCCGATGTCGCGGGCTGTCCGCGCGGGCGTCGTCGGCGTCGGTGCGATGGGCGAGAACCACGCGCGCGTCTACAGCGAACTCCCCGGCGTCACGCTCGCGGGGATCTCGGATCACGACGCCGACGTCGCCGAACGCGTCGCCGAGGAGTACGGCACCGACTCGGTCCCCCTCGAGACGCTGCTCGAGCGCTGTGACGTGGTCACCGTCGCGGTGCCGACGCCCGCCCACCACGAGGTCGTCTCGCGCTGTCTCGAGGCGGACGTCCACGTCCTGGTCGAGAAACCGATCGCCCAGACGGTCGAACAGGGCCGGGAACTGGCCCGCACGGCTCACGAGCGCGGACTCGTCCTCCAGGTGGGCCACATCGAGCGGTTCAATCCGGCGGTACGGACGATGGCCGACCTGATCGACGACCTCGAGGTGATCAGCCTCGAGGCCGAACGGCTCGGGCCGCCGATCGATCGCACCGCGCCCGGTAACGTCGTCTTCGACCTGATGGTTCACGACGTCGATATCGTCGGCTCGCTGCTCGGGGCCTCGCCGGACTCGGTGGCTGCGATGGGCACCCCGGACGGCCGGTACGCGACGGCGACGATGGAGTACGACGACGTCGTCGCCACGCTGACCGCGAGCCGCGTCACCCAGAAGAAAGTACGGAAGCTCTCGGTAACCGCCCGGGAGTGTTTCGTCGAGGTGGACTTCCTCGAGCAGTCCGTGCTGATCCACCGCGACTCCTACCCCGAGTACGTCAACGACGAGGGGCAGAACCGCTACCGACACGAGAGCGTCGTCGAGCGCCCGCGGATCGACAACGGCGAGCCGCTGCGCCACGAACTCGAGTCGTTCGTCGAGTCCGTCCGGTCGGGTACGGAGCCCGAGGTCACCCCCGAGGACGGAATCGAGGCGCTCGAGACGGTGTTGGCGATCGACTCGCTGGTCGACGCCGACCGGTCGAGTCAGGACCACGAACGAGCGCAGGATCCGAGCCAGGACCGGGAGGTGGAGATCTGA